In a genomic window of Flavobacterium sp. KACC 22761:
- a CDS encoding glycoside hydrolase family 88 protein: MYFKKSIFIAISVLAVGCKSTSTSKATAIKQSKKEVVAIIDQVNDRWQTTHPDFGNSFWHVSAYHTGNMEAYKVTKNKKYLDYSMAWADKNQWMGAKSNDKSEWKYNYGETDKHVLFGDWQICFQTYIDLYNFTGKKDPKKIARAKEVMEYEMSTSANDYWWWVDGLYMVMPVMTKLYNVTGNEMYLEKLHTYLQYADSIMYDSEAKLYFRDAKYVYPKHTSANGKKDFWARGDGWIFAGYAKIIQDLPKKAKHRAEYIQRFKEMAQALASAQQKEGYWTRSILDPEHAPGPETSGTAFFTYGFLWGINNGILDKKTYLPVVEKSWNYLTTFALQPDGTVGYVQPIGEKAIPGQVVDKNSTADFGVGAFLLAASEMYRFVK, from the coding sequence ATGTATTTTAAAAAATCAATTTTTATTGCGATTTCAGTACTGGCAGTAGGCTGTAAAAGTACTTCTACAAGCAAAGCAACTGCAATAAAACAATCTAAAAAAGAGGTTGTCGCGATTATTGATCAAGTGAATGATCGTTGGCAAACGACGCATCCGGATTTTGGAAATTCATTTTGGCATGTTTCGGCTTATCATACAGGAAATATGGAAGCTTATAAAGTGACTAAAAACAAAAAGTATTTGGATTACTCAATGGCTTGGGCAGACAAAAATCAATGGATGGGCGCCAAATCAAATGATAAATCGGAATGGAAATACAATTATGGCGAAACGGACAAACACGTATTATTTGGCGATTGGCAGATTTGTTTTCAGACTTATATTGATTTATACAATTTTACAGGAAAAAAAGATCCTAAAAAAATTGCTCGTGCAAAGGAAGTCATGGAGTATGAAATGAGTACTTCTGCAAATGATTATTGGTGGTGGGTTGACGGTTTGTATATGGTAATGCCCGTAATGACAAAGCTGTACAACGTTACTGGAAATGAAATGTATCTAGAAAAACTGCATACCTATCTACAATATGCGGATAGTATTATGTATGATTCAGAGGCGAAATTGTATTTCCGAGATGCGAAATATGTCTATCCAAAGCATACAAGTGCAAACGGCAAAAAAGATTTTTGGGCGAGAGGCGACGGCTGGATTTTTGCTGGTTATGCCAAAATTATTCAGGATTTGCCAAAAAAGGCTAAACATAGAGCAGAATATATCCAGCGTTTTAAGGAAATGGCTCAAGCATTGGCGTCAGCACAACAAAAAGAAGGCTATTGGACAAGAAGTATTTTAGATCCAGAACATGCTCCGGGACCTGAAACCAGCGGAACGGCGTTTTTTACCTACGGGTTTTTATGGGGAATAAATAATGGAATTTTAGATAAAAAGACCTATTTGCCAGTAGTTGAAAAATCATGGAATTACTTGACCACTTTTGCGCTTCAGCCAGACGGAACTGTTGGATATGTACAACCTATTGGTGAAAAAGCGATTCCGGGACAAGTCGTTGATAAAAATTCCACAGCAGATTTTGGTGTAGGCGCTTTTTTGTTGGCGGCGTCAGAAATGTATCGTTTTGTGAAGTAG
- a CDS encoding DUF2264 domain-containing protein, with product MSHRFKNAVLAVFICLLVLNVHGQSKKPEKDSPEKVRAFFVNSLIKIGDPVLTALSNNQLKALMPVEKSPGAWDDRKHVTYLEAFGRTLSGMAPWLELGADDTSEGKLRAKYIALAQKSIHNATDPNATDFMNFVKDKQPLVDAAFFAQALLRAPNQLWEPLDEVTKANVITALKSTRVIEPYQSNWLLFAGMVEAAIIKFDKEEDPNRLNFALLKHKEWYLGDGIYGDGPDFHWDYYNSFVIHPMQLDILNVLKDKNDDYKKDFETELNRARRYATIQERLISPDGTYPPIGRSLAYRFGAFQLLSQIALWKELPKEIDPAQVRSALYFMINNQINAKETFDKNGWLQIGLYGRQPNIGEGYISTGSLYLCSEAFLVLGLPATDSFWSDPYQPWTQKKIWSGQEIPIDHASK from the coding sequence ATGAGTCATCGTTTTAAAAATGCTGTTTTAGCAGTATTTATTTGTCTTCTAGTTCTGAATGTTCACGGACAATCTAAGAAACCTGAAAAAGATTCTCCAGAAAAAGTGCGTGCCTTTTTTGTAAATTCTTTGATTAAAATTGGAGATCCGGTTTTGACGGCTTTAAGTAATAATCAGCTGAAAGCATTAATGCCTGTTGAAAAATCGCCTGGAGCTTGGGACGACCGAAAACATGTGACCTATTTGGAAGCTTTTGGAAGAACGCTTTCAGGAATGGCGCCTTGGCTGGAATTAGGCGCGGATGATACTTCGGAAGGAAAATTAAGAGCAAAGTATATCGCTTTGGCACAAAAATCAATTCACAATGCGACTGATCCAAATGCCACAGATTTCATGAATTTTGTAAAAGACAAACAGCCCTTGGTTGATGCTGCTTTTTTTGCGCAGGCTTTGCTTCGTGCACCAAATCAGCTTTGGGAACCGCTTGATGAAGTTACAAAAGCAAATGTTATTACGGCACTAAAATCAACTCGGGTAATTGAACCGTATCAAAGCAATTGGCTTCTTTTTGCCGGAATGGTCGAAGCAGCGATTATTAAATTTGATAAAGAAGAAGATCCAAATCGGTTGAATTTTGCTTTGCTTAAGCATAAAGAATGGTATTTAGGCGATGGAATTTATGGTGACGGACCCGATTTTCATTGGGATTATTACAACAGTTTTGTAATTCACCCGATGCAGTTGGATATTTTAAATGTATTGAAAGATAAAAATGACGATTATAAAAAAGACTTTGAAACCGAATTAAATAGAGCGAGACGTTATGCGACAATTCAGGAAAGATTGATTTCGCCTGATGGAACTTATCCGCCAATTGGACGATCATTGGCGTATCGTTTTGGAGCATTTCAATTGCTGTCACAAATTGCACTTTGGAAAGAATTGCCAAAAGAAATTGATCCAGCACAAGTTCGTTCAGCATTATATTTTATGATCAATAATCAAATAAATGCCAAGGAAACTTTTGATAAAAACGGCTGGCTTCAAATTGGGCTGTATGGGCGTCAGCCTAATATTGGCGAAGGATATATCTCAACGGGAAGTTTGTATTTGTGTTCGGAAGCTTTTTTGGTTTTGGGTCTTCCAGCAACTGATTCTTTTTGGAGTGATCCTTATCAACCTTGGACACAAAAGAAAATTTGGTCGGGTCAGGAAATTCCAATTGATCATGCTTCAAAATAA
- a CDS encoding two-component regulator propeller domain-containing protein — MKTKILFFLALLVHLSAQPQTSGSSIPKFGQKKYDIGYLGIKNGLANNAVTSVYKDKRGLMWFGTYDGISRYDGYNFLSFRNEPNDSNSLVNNRVVSICGTQNEIWIGTKGGISVYDYLGNKFISKNYINAKTSKSEKIDFVVNQIRDFKAKMYIATAGKGLLYAAGENEDIIQIPLLVKGKLKWDFHVQEMDFDASGKLWCSVAGVGLVAMESGAKRLSVVFESSVGSGCILFDKYSNIWMAAEEGLLKYNTKNKTNHLYVNQEIQYPISDLMFKASTNELWIATNGNGVVKYNYNKDSFFLLNACLDEEKLNSNAISSLYLDNESRVWIGTLRGGVNTIEETKSPFVTISKNELTKNTLPSDFILSLCEQDSENLWIGTDGAGASLWNRKTNTFTNYAYNASNPNSLSNNFVSVILKDSKGTWFGTYGGGVCLFNSQSRNFKKYNLFNPKLNTIQKNIWVLFKCNKNILWTASPDEEGLYRYNEKTDQFDFVDAKIRGIISMTQDQNHLWIGNFSKLFRFDPKTMQRREIDVKYPVRSIISHSDTKMLVGTEGGGLMIFNPKTFEKKFLTQRNGLPNNSILNIVRDKQGAYWCSTYNGIFVYNVDSGKITSYHDADGLQSNQFNYNAALRLSTGEIVFGGIKGFNIIDTRINSQVHAFPKLIITSIKVNNKVFDQDGLGAFGVEKLKLPYDESMLNIDFAALEYSLPEKISYAYFLEGWDSQWHYVDNIRSANYSRITEGDYVLKIKSTNAEGIWNSKSISLPITILPPWYRSWWAYGFYFIVLGFIIYVVDKYQREQAQLKYEVRLSQDLAKQEKELNEKKLTFFTNISHEFRSPLTMIINPLKDIIYGTEQQIDPAAIEMVYSNSRRLLSLVDQLLLFRKTETETGKLKIGQIDIVELCKEVFSCFVQHAKSKKIDYSFSISEEKLLVYVDREKIEMALFNLISNALKFTEKENGKVAVNLRCTETEVIINVTDNGEGVEDADKDKIFNLFYQSGKNVKNNRKGFGIGLYLVKQFITQHHGKVSCRDNENGGSIFEIRLLLGKEHFGDIEIREDLSDRTLFLDEALEDTVIRENVLQTIEEEPENVKDVIKDAKSILVVDDNVQIRNYLKRILASKYHIATAENAENALQIVKNVQPDLIISDVVMGEMNGVAFCKHIKSDPDLKHIPVILLTGGTSEEVKLKGAEVGADDYITKPFDNEYLLARINGILTRRDSEQNYLLNSVTKNVAGPKLSDEDKKLLDKIIEIIDSNLDVDDFNIKDLASELGMSHSLVYKKIKKITGKSVLEFTRNVRLRKVATLLITTDLQISQAASIAGFGDIKYFRKHFQLFYNLNPSEFKKKYQNVKDNKYILNESFWKST, encoded by the coding sequence TTGAAAACCAAAATTCTATTCTTTTTAGCACTTTTAGTTCATTTGTCAGCTCAACCGCAGACTTCAGGGAGTTCTATTCCAAAATTTGGACAAAAAAAATATGATATTGGTTATCTCGGAATTAAAAATGGTCTTGCAAACAATGCTGTAACATCAGTTTACAAAGACAAAAGAGGTTTAATGTGGTTTGGAACCTACGATGGAATCAGTCGCTATGATGGTTATAATTTTCTGAGTTTTAGAAACGAACCAAACGATTCTAATTCATTAGTAAACAACAGAGTAGTGAGTATTTGCGGAACCCAAAATGAAATTTGGATTGGAACAAAAGGCGGCATCAGCGTTTACGATTATCTTGGAAATAAATTTATTTCGAAGAACTACATAAATGCCAAAACTTCGAAAAGTGAAAAGATTGATTTTGTAGTCAATCAAATTCGTGATTTTAAGGCAAAAATGTATATCGCAACTGCAGGAAAAGGCTTGTTGTATGCTGCAGGAGAAAATGAAGATATTATTCAGATTCCGCTTTTGGTAAAAGGAAAACTAAAATGGGATTTTCACGTACAAGAAATGGATTTTGATGCTTCGGGCAAATTGTGGTGCTCAGTTGCGGGTGTGGGTTTAGTAGCGATGGAATCTGGAGCCAAAAGACTTTCTGTTGTTTTTGAGAGTTCTGTCGGAAGTGGCTGTATTTTATTCGACAAATATTCAAATATTTGGATGGCAGCTGAGGAAGGACTTTTGAAATACAACACAAAAAATAAAACGAATCATCTTTATGTCAATCAGGAAATTCAATATCCGATTTCAGATTTAATGTTTAAGGCTTCCACCAATGAACTTTGGATCGCTACAAACGGAAATGGAGTCGTAAAATACAATTACAACAAAGATTCTTTTTTTCTTTTGAATGCTTGTCTTGATGAAGAAAAACTCAATAGCAATGCTATATCATCGCTTTATTTAGATAATGAAAGCCGCGTTTGGATTGGGACTTTGAGAGGCGGTGTCAATACGATTGAAGAAACGAAAAGCCCTTTTGTGACCATTTCTAAAAACGAGCTGACAAAAAATACTTTGCCAAGTGATTTTATTCTTTCATTATGCGAACAAGATTCAGAAAATCTTTGGATTGGAACAGATGGAGCAGGCGCAAGTCTTTGGAACAGAAAAACAAATACGTTTACCAATTATGCTTACAATGCAAGTAATCCAAATTCACTGAGCAACAATTTTGTTTCTGTAATTCTAAAAGATAGTAAAGGAACTTGGTTTGGAACGTATGGCGGAGGCGTGTGTTTGTTTAATTCTCAATCGCGCAATTTTAAAAAGTACAATCTATTTAATCCAAAACTTAATACAATTCAAAAGAACATTTGGGTACTATTCAAATGCAACAAAAATATATTATGGACGGCTTCGCCAGATGAAGAAGGTTTGTACAGATATAATGAAAAAACAGATCAGTTTGATTTTGTCGATGCCAAAATTCGAGGTATTATTTCGATGACTCAGGATCAGAATCATCTTTGGATTGGAAATTTTTCAAAGTTATTTCGTTTCGACCCAAAAACGATGCAACGAAGAGAAATTGATGTCAAATATCCCGTTCGATCCATAATTTCACATTCGGATACCAAAATGCTTGTTGGTACTGAGGGTGGCGGTTTGATGATTTTTAATCCGAAAACTTTTGAAAAGAAATTTTTGACGCAACGAAACGGACTTCCAAATAATTCGATTTTAAATATCGTTCGAGACAAACAAGGTGCTTATTGGTGCAGTACCTATAACGGAATATTTGTTTATAATGTTGACTCAGGAAAAATTACAAGCTATCATGATGCAGACGGACTTCAGAGCAATCAATTTAATTACAATGCAGCGTTAAGACTTTCTACAGGCGAAATTGTATTTGGTGGGATTAAGGGGTTTAATATCATTGATACCCGAATTAATAGTCAAGTTCATGCTTTCCCAAAACTGATTATCACTTCGATTAAAGTAAACAATAAAGTTTTTGATCAAGATGGTTTAGGTGCGTTTGGAGTCGAAAAGTTAAAACTTCCGTATGATGAATCGATGCTGAACATTGATTTTGCCGCTTTAGAATATAGTTTGCCGGAAAAAATTTCATACGCTTATTTTCTAGAAGGATGGGATTCGCAATGGCATTATGTGGATAATATCAGAAGTGCCAATTATTCCAGAATTACAGAAGGTGATTATGTTTTGAAAATCAAATCGACGAATGCTGAAGGAATTTGGAATTCTAAATCTATTTCTTTGCCCATTACTATTTTGCCACCTTGGTACAGAAGCTGGTGGGCTTACGGGTTTTATTTTATTGTTTTGGGATTCATTATTTATGTGGTTGACAAATACCAACGAGAGCAAGCACAATTGAAGTATGAAGTAAGACTTTCGCAGGATTTAGCGAAACAGGAAAAAGAGTTGAATGAGAAAAAATTAACTTTTTTCACGAATATTTCGCATGAATTCAGGTCGCCTTTAACAATGATTATCAATCCGTTGAAAGATATTATTTATGGCACTGAACAGCAAATTGATCCTGCGGCAATTGAAATGGTTTATAGTAATTCCCGAAGATTGTTGAGTTTGGTTGATCAATTGCTTCTTTTTAGAAAAACTGAAACCGAAACCGGAAAACTTAAAATTGGTCAAATTGACATTGTAGAGTTATGCAAAGAGGTTTTTAGCTGTTTTGTGCAACATGCAAAATCAAAAAAAATTGACTACAGTTTTAGTATTTCTGAAGAAAAACTGTTGGTTTATGTTGATCGGGAAAAAATAGAAATGGCTTTGTTTAATTTGATTTCCAATGCTTTAAAGTTTACCGAAAAAGAAAATGGAAAAGTTGCAGTGAATTTGAGATGTACTGAAACAGAAGTTATCATAAATGTCACCGATAATGGCGAAGGAGTTGAGGATGCTGACAAAGACAAAATTTTCAATTTGTTTTATCAATCGGGGAAAAATGTCAAAAACAATCGCAAAGGATTTGGTATCGGATTGTATTTGGTAAAGCAATTTATAACGCAACATCACGGAAAAGTGAGTTGTCGTGATAATGAAAACGGCGGATCTATTTTTGAAATAAGACTGCTTTTAGGCAAAGAGCATTTTGGAGATATTGAAATTCGTGAAGATCTCAGCGACAGAACTTTGTTTTTAGATGAAGCTTTAGAAGATACAGTAATTCGTGAGAATGTTTTACAGACAATAGAAGAAGAGCCTGAAAATGTAAAAGATGTAATTAAGGATGCCAAAAGTATCTTAGTTGTTGATGACAATGTTCAGATTCGGAATTACTTAAAACGAATTTTAGCCTCAAAATATCATATCGCAACAGCTGAAAATGCTGAAAATGCATTGCAAATTGTCAAAAATGTACAACCAGATTTGATCATTTCGGATGTTGTAATGGGAGAAATGAATGGTGTGGCTTTTTGCAAACACATAAAATCAGATCCTGATTTGAAACATATTCCTGTAATTCTGCTTACCGGCGGAACTTCTGAAGAAGTAAAATTAAAAGGCGCCGAAGTGGGTGCCGATGACTATATCACAAAACCATTTGATAATGAATATTTGTTAGCGCGAATTAACGGAATCTTAACGCGTCGTGATAGTGAACAAAACTATTTGCTTAATTCGGTTACAAAAAATGTTGCAGGTCCAAAATTGTCTGACGAGGATAAAAAACTGCTAGATAAAATCATTGAAATCATTGATTCAAATTTAGATGTTGACGATTTTAATATTAAAGATTTAGCAAGTGAATTGGGAATGAGCCATTCTTTGGTTTATAAAAAAATCAAAAAAATTACAGGAAAATCGGTTTTGGAATTTACTCGAAACGTTCGTCTTCGAAAAGTGGCTACATTACTAATTACAACCGATTTGCAAATAAGTCAAGCCGCTTCAATTGCTGGATTTGGAGATATTAAATATTTCAGAAAACATTTTCAGCTGTTTTATAATTTAAATCCTTCAGAGTTTAAAAAGAAATATCAGAATGTAAAGGACAACAAATACATTCTGAACGAAAGCTTTTGGAAATCTACGTAG
- a CDS encoding glycoside hydrolase family 2 TIM barrel-domain containing protein, which yields MKKIFLAASLFLSAQINFAQTNEWENPQVLDRGKESGRSSFLLYSNAEELKENNPKKSALYQSLNGLWKFDIVKTPAQRSTNFFEPNLDVSKWSEIQVPSNWELQGYDIPIYTNITYPFPKNPPFIAGDYNPVASYRRNFTVSDSWNDKEIILHFGSISGYARVFLNGKEVGMTKASKTPAEFNITSFLKKGENLIAVQVFRWHDGSYLEDQDFWRLSGIERDVYLQAMPKTTVWDYFVKSDLDNQYKNGLFTIDVALKYFENNKIKNPSIKVELFDKEGKTVYSESKKVNAKDSNVSFSATVENVKQWNAETPNLYKYTITLLESKGNILEAVSKKTGFRKVEIKNAQLLVNGKAVMVKGVNIHEHDDVNGHVPNEELMLKDLQLMKEFNINAIRMSHYPHDTKFYDLCDEYGFYVVDEANIESHAMGAEWQNWFDQKKHPAYLPEWAPAHLDRIKRMFAFDKNHPSIIIWSLGNECGNGPVFYDAYDWLKKMDSTRPVQFEQAGENRNTDIVCPMYPGIKSMKAYASADKNRPYIMCEYAHAMGNSGGNFQEYWDIINSCKHMQGGFIWDWVDQGIKTKDAKGKTFWAYGGDLGASKLQNDENGCADGVIFSNRTPKPALSEIKKVYQNIHFQLDNESDLTVTNLHNFTNLSDFNFKWELVKNGVVTKSGEFSMEAAPAESKKITLNTGTIDATSEYYVNVFAYSKANAPLVAKGHEFAREQFAIGKGSYFKNNESAKTASKLRYTVKNDLVSFETENVAGEFDLKKGEILKYNLKNESNAIFSNFPTPYFWRAPTDNDFGSNMENKLVIWKEASKNATVVSVVLDKKATDGLLIKAVYKLATVDVPYTVDYLIQNNGAIKVTASIDLAGKELPEMPRFGMRAKLNGAFDNLTYYGRGPWENYSDRNSAAFVGEYSDKVINQYTKSYIRPQEGGYKTDVRWLSLKNDKGQGVRFEGLQTLGFSALNISTEMLDPGKTKAQRHPCDLDLDSKEAVYLHLDYRQRGVGGDDSWGRLPHDQYRLTDKKYTYSYIISLVN from the coding sequence ATGAAGAAAATTTTTTTAGCAGCGTCGCTGTTTTTAAGTGCACAGATTAATTTTGCACAAACTAATGAATGGGAAAATCCGCAAGTATTAGATCGAGGAAAAGAATCAGGAAGAAGTTCGTTTCTTTTGTACAGCAATGCAGAGGAATTAAAGGAAAACAATCCTAAAAAATCGGCATTGTATCAAAGTTTGAATGGACTTTGGAAATTCGATATTGTTAAAACTCCAGCACAAAGATCAACGAATTTTTTCGAACCAAATCTTGATGTGAGCAAATGGTCAGAAATTCAAGTGCCTTCAAACTGGGAATTGCAAGGATATGACATTCCAATTTATACTAATATTACGTATCCGTTTCCTAAAAATCCTCCATTTATAGCAGGAGATTATAATCCAGTTGCAAGTTATAGACGCAATTTTACGGTTTCAGATTCTTGGAATGATAAAGAAATTATACTTCATTTTGGTTCAATTTCGGGTTATGCACGGGTATTTTTAAACGGAAAAGAAGTTGGTATGACCAAAGCTTCTAAAACTCCGGCCGAATTCAATATCACTTCTTTTTTGAAGAAAGGAGAAAATTTAATTGCGGTTCAGGTTTTTCGTTGGCACGACGGAAGTTATCTAGAAGATCAAGATTTCTGGAGATTAAGTGGGATTGAGCGTGATGTTTATTTGCAGGCAATGCCAAAAACTACGGTTTGGGATTATTTTGTAAAAAGCGATTTAGACAATCAATACAAAAACGGACTTTTTACTATTGATGTTGCTTTAAAATATTTCGAAAATAATAAGATCAAAAATCCTTCTATAAAAGTAGAATTGTTTGACAAAGAAGGAAAAACGGTTTATTCTGAAAGCAAAAAAGTAAATGCAAAAGATTCAAATGTAAGCTTTTCGGCAACTGTTGAAAATGTAAAACAATGGAATGCCGAAACGCCAAACTTGTATAAATATACCATTACATTATTAGAAAGTAAAGGAAATATTTTGGAAGCCGTTTCTAAAAAAACAGGTTTCAGAAAAGTGGAAATCAAAAACGCACAGCTTTTGGTTAACGGAAAAGCGGTGATGGTAAAAGGGGTGAATATCCACGAACATGATGACGTAAACGGACACGTTCCAAATGAAGAATTAATGCTGAAAGATCTTCAGTTAATGAAGGAATTTAACATTAATGCCATCAGAATGAGCCATTATCCTCATGACACAAAATTTTATGATTTATGTGATGAATATGGATTTTATGTTGTAGATGAAGCAAATATCGAATCACATGCAATGGGTGCAGAGTGGCAAAATTGGTTTGATCAGAAAAAACATCCGGCGTATTTGCCAGAATGGGCGCCGGCGCATTTAGACCGTATCAAAAGAATGTTTGCTTTTGATAAAAATCATCCTTCCATTATTATTTGGTCTCTAGGAAATGAGTGCGGAAATGGCCCCGTTTTTTACGATGCTTACGATTGGTTGAAAAAAATGGATTCTACTCGTCCGGTCCAGTTTGAACAAGCTGGAGAAAACAGAAATACAGATATTGTCTGCCCGATGTACCCTGGAATCAAAAGCATGAAAGCGTATGCATCTGCTGATAAAAATCGTCCGTATATTATGTGTGAATACGCACATGCAATGGGAAATAGCGGTGGAAATTTTCAGGAATATTGGGATATCATCAACAGCTGCAAACACATGCAAGGCGGATTTATTTGGGATTGGGTTGACCAAGGAATAAAAACGAAAGATGCAAAAGGAAAAACATTTTGGGCTTACGGTGGTGATTTGGGCGCTTCAAAATTGCAGAATGATGAAAATGGTTGTGCCGATGGTGTGATATTTTCTAACAGAACGCCAAAACCAGCTTTAAGTGAAATCAAAAAAGTATATCAAAATATTCATTTTCAGCTTGATAATGAATCTGATTTAACGGTGACAAACCTTCATAATTTTACCAATCTTTCTGATTTTAATTTCAAATGGGAATTGGTTAAAAACGGTGTTGTTACAAAATCTGGAGAATTTAGCATGGAAGCCGCACCAGCAGAAAGTAAAAAAATCACTTTAAATACAGGTACAATCGATGCAACTTCAGAATATTATGTAAATGTTTTTGCTTATTCAAAAGCTAATGCGCCTTTGGTTGCAAAAGGGCATGAATTTGCTAGAGAGCAATTTGCAATAGGAAAAGGCTCTTATTTCAAAAATAATGAAAGCGCAAAAACTGCTTCAAAACTAAGGTACACAGTTAAAAATGATCTAGTTTCTTTTGAAACTGAAAATGTTGCTGGAGAATTTGATCTTAAAAAAGGAGAGATTTTAAAATACAACTTAAAAAATGAATCAAATGCAATTTTCAGCAATTTCCCAACTCCATATTTCTGGCGTGCTCCAACCGATAATGATTTTGGAAGCAATATGGAAAATAAATTAGTGATTTGGAAAGAAGCTTCAAAAAATGCTACAGTTGTAAGTGTCGTTTTAGACAAAAAAGCAACTGATGGATTATTGATAAAAGCAGTTTACAAATTAGCGACAGTTGATGTTCCGTACACAGTTGATTATTTGATTCAGAATAATGGAGCAATAAAAGTTACAGCTTCTATTGATTTAGCTGGAAAAGAATTGCCAGAAATGCCTCGTTTTGGAATGCGTGCCAAACTAAATGGAGCATTTGATAATTTGACGTATTACGGAAGAGGTCCGTGGGAGAATTATTCAGATAGAAATTCGGCGGCATTTGTTGGCGAATACTCAGATAAGGTTATAAATCAGTACACTAAAAGTTACATTCGCCCGCAAGAAGGCGGTTACAAAACCGATGTTCGTTGGTTGTCTTTAAAAAATGATAAGGGCCAAGGCGTAAGATTTGAAGGTTTACAGACATTAGGTTTTAGCGCTTTAAATATCTCAACAGAAATGTTGGATCCCGGAAAAACAAAAGCACAGCGCCATCCTTGTGATTTGGATTTAGATTCTAAAGAAGCCGTTTATCTTCATTTGGATTATAGACAAAGAGGAGTGGGAGGAGATGACAGCTGGGGGCGTTTGCCACATGATCAATACCGTTTAACAGATAAAAAATATACTTACTCTTATATAATTTCATTGGTTAATTGA
- a CDS encoding GNAT family N-acetyltransferase, with protein sequence MNYTYTIKSFGEFTNLELYQMLRLRSEVFVVEQNCVYLDLDNKDQKSFHLLYYVNDELVGCTRLLPTGLSYDEVSIGRVVITPAYRGLGLGKKIMEASITGCEEKFGEGPIRISAQYHLSNFYQSRGFVEQGEPYDEDGIPHIEMLRI encoded by the coding sequence ATGAATTACACTTATACTATTAAATCATTTGGAGAATTCACCAATTTGGAACTTTATCAAATGCTCCGTTTAAGAAGTGAAGTTTTTGTGGTTGAGCAAAATTGCGTCTATCTTGATTTAGATAATAAGGACCAAAAAAGTTTTCATCTTTTATATTATGTAAATGATGAATTGGTTGGTTGCACGCGATTACTTCCAACAGGTTTGTCTTATGATGAAGTTTCTATTGGAAGAGTTGTAATTACTCCCGCTTATCGCGGATTAGGTTTAGGAAAAAAAATTATGGAAGCTTCGATTACGGGTTGTGAGGAAAAATTTGGCGAAGGCCCAATTCGGATTAGTGCGCAATATCATTTATCCAACTTTTATCAGTCTCGTGGATTTGTGGAACAAGGCGAACCGTATGACGAAGACGGAATTCCGCATATCGAAATGTTGCGAATTTAA
- a CDS encoding LysR family transcriptional regulator, which yields MDLQQIKYFLALAKELHFWNTAGKMNITQSALSRQIQSLENQLGVQLFERNKRNVKLTAAGQFLKEKWEVELSKLEFIHQSARQIQLGESGTITIAHPDSISASIMPDILSRISGTFPKLKIKLVQVLYEDQQDFLRNYKIDLAITRDINNAKDIASEKFYTDNLAIVVPENHPYKTPEDLTKETLAFQKFILPTNDEGSSYSDLIQRLFNSLENAPEVYLHSEFGSAIIALVRKGLGIAILPDSYLFHEIPGIRFIKMPLETDLYLNWRTEDHNPVLSNVLKLIIP from the coding sequence ATGGACTTACAGCAAATCAAATATTTTTTGGCTCTTGCCAAAGAGCTTCATTTCTGGAACACTGCCGGAAAGATGAATATTACACAATCGGCACTCAGCAGACAAATTCAGTCTTTGGAAAACCAATTGGGAGTTCAACTTTTTGAGCGAAACAAACGTAATGTCAAACTTACTGCAGCGGGTCAATTTCTAAAAGAAAAATGGGAAGTCGAGCTCAGCAAACTTGAATTCATTCATCAGTCGGCGCGCCAGATTCAGTTGGGCGAAAGCGGTACCATCACTATTGCACATCCAGATTCTATTTCGGCTTCAATCATGCCCGATATTTTATCCCGAATTTCAGGTACTTTTCCAAAACTCAAAATCAAATTGGTTCAAGTTCTTTATGAAGATCAGCAGGATTTTCTTCGAAACTATAAAATCGATTTGGCGATTACCAGAGATATAAATAATGCCAAAGATATTGCTTCAGAAAAATTCTATACCGATAATTTAGCCATCGTTGTTCCCGAAAATCATCCATACAAAACGCCCGAAGATTTGACAAAAGAAACACTCGCTTTTCAAAAATTTATTCTTCCAACAAATGATGAAGGCAGCAGTTACAGCGATTTGATTCAGCGATTATTCAATTCTTTGGAAAATGCGCCAGAAGTCTATCTTCATTCTGAATTCGGATCAGCGATTATTGCTTTGGTGCGAAAAGGACTCGGAATTGCAATTTTGCCTGATTCTTATCTTTTTCATGAAATTCCTGGCATCCGATTTATAAAAATGCCACTTGAAACCGATTTGTATCTGAATTGGCGAACTGAAGATCATAATCCTGTGTTGTCCAATGTCTTAAAACTAATTATTCCGTAA